A DNA window from Chiloscyllium plagiosum isolate BGI_BamShark_2017 chromosome 9, ASM401019v2, whole genome shotgun sequence contains the following coding sequences:
- the LOC122552953 gene encoding zinc finger protein 501-like isoform X2 translates to MLQQKELRRTILHRAGKMNTAVCTTSLPEEQFHVVVSGESVKFLNSLTQTEICQEGKPDSTNSADQGTGAATLELKLFSSTSEKSIFQDVAIGYSSFQESPCETSNKLPMFPGDFVQHEDFKCSRCEKTFKELYLFTAHQRFHKNEDALKCKVCDKVFMHMSSLLKHHRIHTGERPFKCEVCGKAFSVSSSLLQHQRIHTGEKPFQCDVCLKRFTESSSLKTHQHIHTGEKPFKCSECGKGYSRSSQLLIHQLTHTDEKPYQCTICLKGFIQFTHLTNHQRVHTGEKPFQCNLCQKRFVSSSSLASHQYIHTGKKPFKCEMCDKTFTQSSNLLKHRRIHTGEKPFKCEVCEKTFTVSSSLLKHHRIHTGEKPFKCDVCSKCFIDSSSLTRHQRIHTGVKPFKCEVCGKVFTVSSSLLKHQHMHKR, encoded by the exons ATGCTTCAACAGAAGGAACTGAG AAGGACCATTCTGCATAGAGCAGGCAAGATGAATACTGCAGTTTGTACCACATCGCTGCCCGAAGAACAATTTCATGTAGTTGTCTCAGGGGAAAGTGTTAAGTTTCTGAACAGCCTAACCCAAACTGAAATCTGTCAAGAAGGAAAACCAGATTCTACAAATTCAGCTGATCAGGGTACTGGTGCTGCTACGTTGGAACTGAAACTATTCAGTAGCACCTCTGAAAAGAGTATTTTCCAAGATGTTGCTATAGGATATTCTTCATTTCAGGAGTCACCTTGTGAGACTAGTAATAAGTTGCCCATGTTTCCGGGAGATTTTGTGCAACATGAAGATTTTAAATGCTCCCGTTGCGAAAAGACCTTCAAAGAGTTATATTTATTCACTGCTCATCAACGCTTCCACAAGAATGAGGATGCATTGAAATGTAAGGTGTGTGACAAAGTGTTCATGCATATGTCGAGTCTCCTGAAGCATCACCGTATTCACACCGGTGAGAGGCCATTCAAGTGCGAGGTGTGTGGAAAGGCCTTCTCCGTTTCATCAAGCCTGTTGCAGCATCAACGTATCCATACAGGTGAGAAGCCCTTTCAGTGTGATGTCTGTCTGAAGCGCTTTACTGAATCCTCTTCGCTTAAAACACATCAACATATCCACACGGGTGAGAAGCCATTCAaatgctctgagtgtgggaagggttACAGCAGGTCATCACAGCTGCTCATCCATCAGCTCACGCATACAGATGAGAAGCCTTACCAATGTACTATTTGTCTGAAAGGTTTCATCCAGTTCACCCACCTCACCAatcaccagcgggttcacactggtgAGAAGCCATTCCAGTGCAACCTCTGTCAGAAGCGTTTTGTCTCCTCCTCCTCACTTGCATCACACCAGTACATTCACACTGGTAAAAAGCCATTTAAGTGTGAGATGTGCGATAAGACCTTTACGCAATCATCAAACCTCCTGAAACACCGACGCATCCATACTGGTGAGAAACCATTCAAATGTGAGGTATGTGAGAAAACCTTCACCGTGTCCTCAAGTCTTCTGAAGCACCACCGCATCCACACTGGTGAAAAACCTTTTAAGTGTGACGTTTGCTCAAAATGCTTCATTGATTCCTCTTCTCTGACACGGCACCAGCGCATCCACACAGGAGTGAAACCATTCAAATGTGAAGTGTGTGGCAAGGTATTCACAGTGTCATCAAGCCTCTTGAAACATCAGCATATGCACAAAAGGTAG
- the LOC122552953 gene encoding zinc finger protein 501-like isoform X1 codes for MRALMLGRSGRTILHRAGKMNTAVCTTSLPEEQFHVVVSGESVKFLNSLTQTEICQEGKPDSTNSADQGTGAATLELKLFSSTSEKSIFQDVAIGYSSFQESPCETSNKLPMFPGDFVQHEDFKCSRCEKTFKELYLFTAHQRFHKNEDALKCKVCDKVFMHMSSLLKHHRIHTGERPFKCEVCGKAFSVSSSLLQHQRIHTGEKPFQCDVCLKRFTESSSLKTHQHIHTGEKPFKCSECGKGYSRSSQLLIHQLTHTDEKPYQCTICLKGFIQFTHLTNHQRVHTGEKPFQCNLCQKRFVSSSSLASHQYIHTGKKPFKCEMCDKTFTQSSNLLKHRRIHTGEKPFKCEVCEKTFTVSSSLLKHHRIHTGEKPFKCDVCSKCFIDSSSLTRHQRIHTGVKPFKCEVCGKVFTVSSSLLKHQHMHKR; via the coding sequence AAGGACCATTCTGCATAGAGCAGGCAAGATGAATACTGCAGTTTGTACCACATCGCTGCCCGAAGAACAATTTCATGTAGTTGTCTCAGGGGAAAGTGTTAAGTTTCTGAACAGCCTAACCCAAACTGAAATCTGTCAAGAAGGAAAACCAGATTCTACAAATTCAGCTGATCAGGGTACTGGTGCTGCTACGTTGGAACTGAAACTATTCAGTAGCACCTCTGAAAAGAGTATTTTCCAAGATGTTGCTATAGGATATTCTTCATTTCAGGAGTCACCTTGTGAGACTAGTAATAAGTTGCCCATGTTTCCGGGAGATTTTGTGCAACATGAAGATTTTAAATGCTCCCGTTGCGAAAAGACCTTCAAAGAGTTATATTTATTCACTGCTCATCAACGCTTCCACAAGAATGAGGATGCATTGAAATGTAAGGTGTGTGACAAAGTGTTCATGCATATGTCGAGTCTCCTGAAGCATCACCGTATTCACACCGGTGAGAGGCCATTCAAGTGCGAGGTGTGTGGAAAGGCCTTCTCCGTTTCATCAAGCCTGTTGCAGCATCAACGTATCCATACAGGTGAGAAGCCCTTTCAGTGTGATGTCTGTCTGAAGCGCTTTACTGAATCCTCTTCGCTTAAAACACATCAACATATCCACACGGGTGAGAAGCCATTCAaatgctctgagtgtgggaagggttACAGCAGGTCATCACAGCTGCTCATCCATCAGCTCACGCATACAGATGAGAAGCCTTACCAATGTACTATTTGTCTGAAAGGTTTCATCCAGTTCACCCACCTCACCAatcaccagcgggttcacactggtgAGAAGCCATTCCAGTGCAACCTCTGTCAGAAGCGTTTTGTCTCCTCCTCCTCACTTGCATCACACCAGTACATTCACACTGGTAAAAAGCCATTTAAGTGTGAGATGTGCGATAAGACCTTTACGCAATCATCAAACCTCCTGAAACACCGACGCATCCATACTGGTGAGAAACCATTCAAATGTGAGGTATGTGAGAAAACCTTCACCGTGTCCTCAAGTCTTCTGAAGCACCACCGCATCCACACTGGTGAAAAACCTTTTAAGTGTGACGTTTGCTCAAAATGCTTCATTGATTCCTCTTCTCTGACACGGCACCAGCGCATCCACACAGGAGTGAAACCATTCAAATGTGAAGTGTGTGGCAAGGTATTCACAGTGTCATCAAGCCTCTTGAAACATCAGCATATGCACAAAAGGTAG
- the LOC122552953 gene encoding zinc finger protein 501-like isoform X3 gives MNTAVCTTSLPEEQFHVVVSGESVKFLNSLTQTEICQEGKPDSTNSADQGTGAATLELKLFSSTSEKSIFQDVAIGYSSFQESPCETSNKLPMFPGDFVQHEDFKCSRCEKTFKELYLFTAHQRFHKNEDALKCKVCDKVFMHMSSLLKHHRIHTGERPFKCEVCGKAFSVSSSLLQHQRIHTGEKPFQCDVCLKRFTESSSLKTHQHIHTGEKPFKCSECGKGYSRSSQLLIHQLTHTDEKPYQCTICLKGFIQFTHLTNHQRVHTGEKPFQCNLCQKRFVSSSSLASHQYIHTGKKPFKCEMCDKTFTQSSNLLKHRRIHTGEKPFKCEVCEKTFTVSSSLLKHHRIHTGEKPFKCDVCSKCFIDSSSLTRHQRIHTGVKPFKCEVCGKVFTVSSSLLKHQHMHKR, from the coding sequence ATGAATACTGCAGTTTGTACCACATCGCTGCCCGAAGAACAATTTCATGTAGTTGTCTCAGGGGAAAGTGTTAAGTTTCTGAACAGCCTAACCCAAACTGAAATCTGTCAAGAAGGAAAACCAGATTCTACAAATTCAGCTGATCAGGGTACTGGTGCTGCTACGTTGGAACTGAAACTATTCAGTAGCACCTCTGAAAAGAGTATTTTCCAAGATGTTGCTATAGGATATTCTTCATTTCAGGAGTCACCTTGTGAGACTAGTAATAAGTTGCCCATGTTTCCGGGAGATTTTGTGCAACATGAAGATTTTAAATGCTCCCGTTGCGAAAAGACCTTCAAAGAGTTATATTTATTCACTGCTCATCAACGCTTCCACAAGAATGAGGATGCATTGAAATGTAAGGTGTGTGACAAAGTGTTCATGCATATGTCGAGTCTCCTGAAGCATCACCGTATTCACACCGGTGAGAGGCCATTCAAGTGCGAGGTGTGTGGAAAGGCCTTCTCCGTTTCATCAAGCCTGTTGCAGCATCAACGTATCCATACAGGTGAGAAGCCCTTTCAGTGTGATGTCTGTCTGAAGCGCTTTACTGAATCCTCTTCGCTTAAAACACATCAACATATCCACACGGGTGAGAAGCCATTCAaatgctctgagtgtgggaagggttACAGCAGGTCATCACAGCTGCTCATCCATCAGCTCACGCATACAGATGAGAAGCCTTACCAATGTACTATTTGTCTGAAAGGTTTCATCCAGTTCACCCACCTCACCAatcaccagcgggttcacactggtgAGAAGCCATTCCAGTGCAACCTCTGTCAGAAGCGTTTTGTCTCCTCCTCCTCACTTGCATCACACCAGTACATTCACACTGGTAAAAAGCCATTTAAGTGTGAGATGTGCGATAAGACCTTTACGCAATCATCAAACCTCCTGAAACACCGACGCATCCATACTGGTGAGAAACCATTCAAATGTGAGGTATGTGAGAAAACCTTCACCGTGTCCTCAAGTCTTCTGAAGCACCACCGCATCCACACTGGTGAAAAACCTTTTAAGTGTGACGTTTGCTCAAAATGCTTCATTGATTCCTCTTCTCTGACACGGCACCAGCGCATCCACACAGGAGTGAAACCATTCAAATGTGAAGTGTGTGGCAAGGTATTCACAGTGTCATCAAGCCTCTTGAAACATCAGCATATGCACAAAAGGTAG